The genomic DNA GCTGCGACAGCAAATGTGATGGTTCGCGCTTTGATAAATTTTGCTAGTCCATTTCATGAGGACAGTGACGATGGAAACCATGATGATACTCAATAGGCGCACAGACTACCATCTATTTGGCCGTGTCATCCGAAGTGAAGAATGTTAGCGGGAAATATACTTCTTCGACTGCCGCGAAAAGCCTACAACAGAAACAGCTCGAAACTCTGAAACAGGTCGGAAATTGTGGGAGATCTCGGAAAAATTAGTGCAGATTCACTAACCATATTTTATGCCATGGATGGTTAgttaatattatgtacctatttgtcAGAGAACTTCAATTCTATCCCTGGTTGAATTCTGGTttcaattgttatttttattataagggGTTTTGAGTTACTTAGAATTTAAATCTTCTGTTTATGTATCTTACCTAAGTTTCTGTATGTTTTTACCATCTGCACTGTTACCTAAGcagtaatttattcatttacttTTGTAATCCGAAGATAGCGTTGTGTTGTGGGCTACATTACTATTAATTTGTCATGTATGTTTCTAATACAACATACCTACTATATATGCTGTTTTGTAgtcgttttaattattattaatttctcaagctaaattattttatctatagATTTTATCAATCTTCCTTGTGTATGTTCCGTAACACAGAATCACGCTTGTCAGGCgtgttggagatcgcagtttaaaattaatgtttatcaGAGGGCactactatagtctttttcacctaagatgatccgtatgacacttcaaggttatccatattacgcatactacatatgcagaatatttttgaaaaaatatttgtattttattagcaatataataaaaaaaaattaactacttttcttgaaatatatactaaaatctgagtctattgattaatattttaattaaatacgatgtaaaaatattttttatttaatgtacgcaatgtgtgaaacggaatagatgaCCACCACCGTCGACGCACGATTACCGCGTAGTCTTAGATAATTTTCTGTAATTAGGCTGGCGAGAATTACAGCACCTATTTTTTATACAGtccactattttatttatactaatattcgttaggaccctaacaatggtccttcgagccggagtCCATGCATTATTGAGGCCAAGATCATTATGCAGAGGTTATGGGTGGATAAATATGACTGGGATGATGATGTCTCGTCGGAAATAAAAGAGTTGTGGAGTTCATTTTCGTCTACTCTACCTTATCTCAACAATTTAAAAATCCCTCGTTGGATTCTTAGCAACGGCTCTGATCATTATGAAATCCACGTATTTTCAGACGCATCGGAACGAGCTTACGGCGCTTGTTTGTATGTTCGTTCTGTGAGTCATTCAGGGTCCGTCACAGTTCACCTTTTGACGTCAAAGAGTAAGGTAGCGCCTAGCAAGCCAACTACGATGCCGCGTCGTCATGTTTTGGTGTGACTCCACTATTGTGTTAGGGTGGTTAAAAACTCCACCTCTTCAACTTAAAAATTTCGTCCGCAATCGTGTCAACGAAATTCAGGACAGTACGAGTAGTTACACGTGGCGCTACGTACCTTCTAAGGACAATCCGGCGGATCATGTTTCTCGGGGGCTGAAGGCCGATTCCATCTGCTTTTCATCTCTTTGGTGGACAGGTCCTAGCTTTTTATTAAAAGACGAGACAGACTGGCCTAAAAATCCTAATAACAGATATGATGAGAAACATGATCTACCCGAATTAGTCGCTTGTTCAATTGATCTCAATCTCAATTCTGATTCGAATTCTGACCCCATCTctgaattaataaaaaacaaatcaaattTTACATATTTACAAAGATCAATGGCATATTTACAAAGGTTCATTtataattgcaaaaataaaaataataaattaaatggtcACTTATCTGTACAAGAGCTTAATAATTCTTTAAATGTTATCATACACAAGGCACAGATGGAAATGTTTCCTTCTGAATATGCCATTCTAAAGTCAGGAAAAGCACTTCCTATCAAAAACCGTCTTATCTCGTTATCTCCATTTTTAGacaaaaatgacattattagagtTGGTGGGAGAATACAAAATTCCCCATACAGCTTCGATACTAAACATCCAATTTTATTATGTTCTAAACATCATTTTACAAAaattctttttaattattttcatttaaaatttatacATGCTGGTCCACAGCTTCTTTTAGCCAACATTAGGCAAACTTATTGGCCATTAGGTGGCAGAAACTTAGCCAAGGCCACAGTACATAAATGTGTTCGATGTTGCAGATTCAAGGCAGATACTATCCAACCTATCATGGGACAGTTGCCAACATCTCGAACTGAGTTAGAGTACCCTTTTTTACATTGTTGCGTTGATTACGCAGGTCCAGTGTTGATAGCAGACCGTAGCGGTCGTGGATGTCGACTCATCAAGTCATATTTGGCAATTTTCATTTGTAGTTCGACTAAAGCCTGTCATATTGAACTCGTTACGGCTCTATCTTCTGATGCTTACCTTGCTGCTTTGAACCGCTTTATATCTCGCAGGGGAAAGCCCCAGAGCATTACTTCCGATAACGGAACGAATTTTGTAGGCACTTACAATGAACTGTCGAGATTCTTGGTTCAGTCTGACCTTGAAAGCCGTGTAGCTCAGGAGGGCATCGAATTTAAATTCGTTCCCCCACATAGTCCTCATTTTAACGGTCTGGCAGAAGCAGCGGTCAAATCAACCAAATACCACCTTAGACGCTTGCTACAGACAACCAACTTCACATTCGAAGAGATGGCTACATGCCTCGCTCAAATTGAGGCCGTTTTAAACTCCCGTCCACTCACTCCTCTCTCTTCAGACCCCAATGACCTTTCTGTCCTTACTCCTGCTCATTTTCTTATTGGACGATCACTGTCTTTTGTGCCTCATCCACAGATCCCAGAGGAGACCAACATCAACCGGCTGCAGCGCTTCAAGAGAATAGAGCTCATAAAGCAGCACTTTTGGAGACGCTTCTCCTTGGAGTATGTGGCTCTGTTACAGCAGAAGGTGAAGTGGCGGTCATCGAAGGCAGAACCAAAGATTGGTGCTCTTGTGCTCATCAAAGATAGAGCTCTTCCACCATTGCTCTGGTCTATGGGCCGAGTCATCAAGCTCTATCCTGGCACCGATAATGTGTCTAGAGTCGCTGAGCTCAAGACGAAGGGTGGCACCATTCGAAGAGCCCTCATTAATTTGTGCCCTCTTCCAGATTTTTGAAGTCTTATCGTCTTCAGACTTCAAGCCGGGGAGCATGTTGGGAACCCAACAACGCgcgggaggagacgtgcgggcggcgtacaatgactaacgtcacctcgggccgacagcgtcatcatcggcTGCGCTCGGGTCACACACTCGCCTTTGGACACCACCGTCGACGCACGATTACCGCGTAGTCTTAGATAATTTTCTGTAATTAGGCTGGCGAGAATTACAGCACCTATTTTTTATACAGtccactattttatttatactaatattcgttaggaccctaacatagtgctggggtatttgttgtttaacaaaatcgattatttccgcggttcattaatcgattgcagtgaatacttagttattaaaaacatcacaaaaattaactatatttttcgattgttgactttaataaacgcattgaaaataaataaatagtttttaatttaaagtaatagaaccagtactttttaggaatcgttttttttaaCACGAAGTCCTTggaattttaatattatcaataaaaattgttacaaaaatatttgtaattaaaaaaaacatgttttttgttaaaagacacctatacaaaatatttctctaaaagtaggttttactaactcttagaaaaaaatcgatagataaatcgctatggtttagttatgtgacatctctataactttcaaactcgaaacgtcatacgaatcatcttacgtgaaaaagactataggtaCCTGTTCTCTGTTTAATGTGTGTGTAGTCTCTaggtcgcctcttacgacacccgcaaGAAGAGTAGGAGTTGGTGACAAatgtttttcttcttctttgccGTCACCACAAGAtcgtaaagtaaaataatatcaGTCAGTAACCTTTGTACCACGTACAAACTGACGTCCAAACGTGTTCAAACATCTAGCGTTAATTAGCGGTGCTAAAATGAGTACGAAAAAAACGAGAATTTCAAATAGGTAAAATGACCAAGGTGAGTCAGGATTAACCTTGTTTAGCATAtggactaagagctagtgaacgccagacctacgttattgtATAAAAACTGAGTTTGGCAGCATATTTtatgctcccaacataggtaAGAACGTGGatgcatcatgaagtttggaACACCATTTAATTTATGCCGGTATTCTGTAATCAATCCTTATCCGCAAAAAATACTGTCAGAATTTCTAACTAACCTGGCCATGCCACAATTTGGTCTGGTATAAGTGGGGATAAGTAACACCCCTTTCTTGCatcggttttttttttactttcgaCAAGTTCCACCGTGGCAGTCTAGGTATCAAATCCGGACTTAGCATCAATTTTATAGAAAACGTTGtgcatagtacgcagaactgacggccgatggggcagcaggagggcgctagatgcaggccgctaccaacctatgttcagcagtggatgtcctgtggctgaaatgataatgatggcGATTGTGCATTTCATCGCGGTATCTAATCGGTAAGAAATTTTGAAGTCGGCTCTTCTACTTTAAGCTTTGACATTTAAAACTGGTCGAAGAGGAACCTGTCTAATTATATGACGTATCTATCTATGTACATGCTGCAATAAATGAAGGCTTATTGGCCGAATCAATTCAGTTTAAGAGATATCTCAAGTGACGATGTTTTTGTTAGCTTTATTCATAGTTAATGCTtgcatattatattttttgatcgTGTTCTTTTGCAAACTTTGTGGAATTAATAAATGTAGCAGACATCTAGTGGGAAAAGTTGTTCTAGTAACCGGTGGCAATAAAGGCATAGGATACGAAGCTGCGAAGGATTTAGCCGAGCGAGGTGCTAAAGTTATCTTGGGCTGCAGAAATGTGGACAGGGGAACGACAGCTAGGGATAAAATTATCAAAGAGACTGAAAATAAGGAAGTCTACTTTAAGCCATTGGACTTGGCTTCATTTAAATCGGTAAAAGCATTTGCTGAAGACATACTGAAGAATGAGAAGCGCCTGGACATTCTTATCAACAACGCTGGAATGTTTGGAAGCGGACACTCGACCACGGAGGACGGGTTGCTGCTGGACATGCAAACGAACCATTTCGGGCCATTCCTGCTGACTTCACTCCTGCTGCCTCTACTCAAGTCCAGCGCACCCAGCCGCATCGTAAACGTGTCGTCGATGGCTTATTCCTTTGCCAAATTAGACTTAGACAATCTTAACATGGATAACGGGAAGTATAGCCCATTCCAAGCTTACAGTGTATCAAAAATGTGCACCATTTTAACGACAGTTCAGTTAGCCGAGCGTCTTAAAGGCACCGACGTTACCGCGAACTGCTTACACCCTGGAGCAGTTGACACTGACATTACGCTGGCATATCCACTAGCAAAGTATCTAAAGTTAATTTTTCCTCTGATAAGCCATTCTTTAAAACGCCGTGGCAAGGCGCACAGACTACCATCTATTTGGCCGTGTCACCCGAAGTGCAGAATGTCAGCGGGAAATATTTCGTTGATTGCCGGGAAAAATCTACAACAGAAGCAGCTCGAAATTCTGAAACAGCCCGGAAATTGTGGCAGATCTCGGAAAAACTAGTGCATATTATTCACTAACCCTGCAGTCAGGTCGAGCTTTACCTGGACGAGACATATGATCTGAAATGCAGACAAAAGAtgaaaaaggtattttttacAGGGTGCCTAAGAAAAGTGAAGTGCATGTGAAATTGCAAGTTACAGTAAtagtacgtagtacttattattattctgtggtaatagttcgtaaaatatacctatgtatagttccaaaatactgaactgtcctatcgatgacattgacagcggggcgccaccgtcaataccgaatcgctggttccaatttttgccatgttggaaaccataaagttgaacgatggtagcgcccccctgtcattgagtttggcgggacagttcagcgtgggtcatctatattggctctgtgcacgattacagcgccaactagcgtccacaactttgtgggctctgtcacattgacatttagttcgtatatttgtgaaaaaatatcgaaatgaaaaaataacaaatatgttcaactaataaattgttgtgataccacgatttgggtggaaaaaaggttttgaaatcattttggtcattcaaatcaaatgaggtaagtccaaaaagtgtgtttaattttgattgt from Ostrinia nubilalis chromosome 8, ilOstNubi1.1, whole genome shotgun sequence includes the following:
- the LOC135073954 gene encoding retinol dehydrogenase 11-like, whose product is MFLLALFIVNACILYFLIVFFCKLCGINKCSRHLVGKVVLVTGGNKGIGYEAAKDLAERGAKVILGCRNVDRGTTARDKIIKETENKEVYFKPLDLASFKSVKAFAEDILKNEKRLDILINNAGMFGSGHSTTEDGLLLDMQTNHFGPFLLTSLLLPLLKSSAPSRIVNVSSMAYSFAKLDLDNLNMDNGKYSPFQAYSVSKMCTILTTVQLAERLKGTDVTANCLHPGAVDTDITLAYPLAKYLKLIFPLISHSLKRRGKAHRLPSIWPCHPKCRMSAGNISLIAGKNLQQKQLEILKQPGNCGRSRKN
- the LOC135074225 gene encoding uncharacterized protein LOC135074225, whose translation is MQRLWVDKYDWDDDVSSEIKELWSSFSSTLPYLNNLKIPRWILSNGSDHYEIHVFSDASERAYGACPVLIADRSGRGCRLIKSYLAIFICSSTKACHIELVTALSSDAYLAALNRFISRRGKPQSITSDNGTNFVGTYNELSRFLVQSDLESRVAQEGIEFKFVPPHSPHFNGLAEAAVKSTKYHLRRLLQTTNFTFEEMATCLAQIEAVLNSRPLTPLSSDPNDLSVLTPAHFLIGRSLSFVPHPQIPEETNINRLQRFKRIELIKQHFWRRFSLEYVALLQQKVKWRSSKAEPKIGALVLIKDRALPPLLWSMGRVIKLYPGTDNVSRVAELKTKGGTIRRALINLCPLPDF